A region of the Acipenser ruthenus chromosome 40, fAciRut3.2 maternal haplotype, whole genome shotgun sequence genome:
taaataaataaataaataaataaataaataatgaatggcagttttttttttttggtaataagCCCAACAGTTTGCTGGCAGCTAATAATTTTATATTAATATGGCATACAATTACATGAGCCACAACTACGACCTAATTTCTAACCTCACCCTtaactgtttaaaagaaaatagttCTGAAACTATTTGTATAAAACTGCACTACAACATtactaataaatacatgtatcAATTTAAAATCTCAAGAAGCAACAACAAACGCTGTTAACACACGACTGGTTCTACTTAGCAAGAATGCAGCAGTTCTAGTATTTACGCTAAATGTTACAATGCAAAACAATTTCGGCAATTCAAAAGCAATGCTGTCCTTAGTTTATGGGCAATCTAACTGATGCATGCTTGCTTTCTTaaattttatttcagtattacaCAGGCACGCTGTTTTCTGACACTAACCACCTGCGTCAAATCAGTACAGACTCACCATTGGGGACACTCTTTATTTTCATTAATTCCAAAGTTCCCAGCAAATCCATTTTTACTGATTTCTGTCAACATTGAAATCCCCGCgccaaaaacaaaaacctgacacAGGAGCACGACTATATCCGGGTTCCCGACTAGTAATATCCTTGCTTCCTTGACACTAAAACTTCTCGTTTTTATTTCATACTGTTGTCGCTCAGTTTACTAGCTTTGCTACATACATTACGTTTATaaactttgtattattttatctGAAGGGGTTATGAAACTAGGCCATTTTGGCTACATGGGAACAGTTTTCTGGTAATAAACTGCATAGCTTGTTGAGCCAACATGGCGGATATATAGGGGTGCAGTTTCTTAAGTTGGTCAAACAAACGGAAGTAAGGGGTGTGCGACTTGGGTTAAAATGGTATATATTAATCATatacgttttttttgtttaaaatgcaatATAATTTTGCTGGTTCTAGCGGCAAAGACGATATCAGCAACTCTCTGGGGCAAAATGTTATTAGATGTCGCATTACTAGGTCGAACAAACTTGCCAGTGACAccaaaaaaaagtgaaacagagtgaataaaatataaacagtACAGCTGGCTGATTTAAACGGTGCACGAATATTGTTAAGCCCATTAAAAAAGCAtatcagcaataataataataacaatatttaaagTGTTGCCACCGAAGACCCCATGTCTGTTGTAAGGACGACGCCTCCCGTGTTGCGCCTGCGCACTGAGAGGGGAAGCTGTACGGACCTTAGACATTGCTACATTGTAAGAACTATACAGTACGTACCGTACTGCAACATTGAACATATCAGCTAGCATAGTGTGTCATTATCGTACAAAAAATAAGCAAGTACAGAAAATAAACACCTGGCCAGAGCATATCACAGCCCTGATcaggtggacgttttagaaaaaGAGTGAGCGATCTCAATGCGTgattgatcaaaaaaaaaaaaaaaccgaaagAAGTCTACTAGTACTACTGGATACGGCTGTGCAGCAATGAGCTTTTTCAGTTTTGGTCAAAGTGCAGAAATCGATTTAGTGCTGAATGATGCAGAGACGAGGAAAAAAGTTGAACACAAAGCAGAGGACGGGAAGAAGGACAAGTATTTTCTCTTCTACGACGGGGAGACCGTCTCCGGAAAAGTCAACGTTACCCTCAAGAACGCAGGAAAGAGGCTCGAGCACCAAGGCATCAAAATAGAATTTATTGGGCAGATCGGTAAGTGGTTGTCATTGCAAGGCCTGCTTCTGTGTACTGATCTGCACTCATTTAAACACGGTGCCCCCGAGACTTTGAAATAGCACAGTACTATCGGGTGGTTTTAGCATGGCAAATTATACACGGTACTGCATTGCAAAAAACCAAACACAGTACCATTTTACAGATACTGTAAACGTAAACCGAATTTCctaatgtaatgtattattatttaagtttttgTTAGCATTACGTCTGCAGTCAatattttgtctttattttagCTTGCAAAATGATGTTGTACGTAAAAACTGTCATTGTGCCTTTGCTTGAGCTTGCATGTTGCAGACCTTTTAAAAGTTCCCCACAGTACAGAAAACTGTAGtagaagcatggtaaagaatagagGTATGATAATGCATGTTAATAAACacggtaaactatgggaaatgcatagtatagccataggaaaagcatgataaaactgaaaaaataccATGGTATACTTCTATAGGGAGATGTTCCACCTGTAGTAAAAATGATGTTGTTTATTACCATGGTAATTAATGCAGgatgtgttttattaacactttaTTGATGATGCGACCCTCGCATTAATTGAATGAAAATCATGGCGGTGCCATAGCCATTCCAAAGTACAGCTGTGATGGCACACTGGCGCCAGAAACTGaacttgctgttgtgtgtgtatgaGCTGGAGCAGTAGCAGTCCTGCCAACCCGCTCTTCTTCATGTCAAGGTTGAGCAATCTCACTGCTGACAAAGCCATGTAATGTTGCCTCAATCTGCTACTTCAGCAGCCGTGTACTGTAGGTCACGAATGCTTGAGATGTGCATGCTGGTGCTCAAGCAGTCTGGGTGGATTTTAAAGTCGTGTGCAGTGCTGTTGCATGTGGTTCCCACCCCGGTCACATTGCCAGGATCTAGATCTGATTAGATCTCTCACGCTCAATCCTGCGTGCAAACACAAAAGGCTGATATGGGTGCAGGTTTAATAAGGATGAGTGATAACATCGGCAAACAGACCTCTTTGGAAACACAGATGATGATGAGAAAACATTTCTGTTGCTTCCTCTTTGGGGTCTGGTGCTCGTTTCCTTGAAAAGCATTCATGCACTGAATGAAACACTTCAACACAACTGTAAACACGCCCTGCTGGAACAGCACTGACACATGAATGCATGGTAGCTAGAGTCTACAGTGTGACCAATTCCAAGACCTGCTGTTTAAACTGAATACATAAAGAGGCTTTAATGTCCTACAGTACTGACACCATTACTACTTCAGACCATCAATAACTGACTCACACCTGATTTGGAGCAGTGGTACATTTGACAACACAAGTTAAATCTATATCGGCATAGTTATTGATCTTTGCTGTAAGTATTAGATGGTAGCAACTGTTCTCTGGCTGCCTGTGACATTTTTCCTACACCTAGATATTATTTGTAACTTAGACATGTTTTGCTGATATACTCACACAATACAGATTGTGAATAGTTGCGTCTTAATGAGATTTAATATAAATGTGGTTTGGCACATAGTTTTGAATAAATTACACATGCTGTATATAGGTCAATATATCTGCAgttaaaaaaacagttaatttCAATCATGTGATTCCCCCATTTGTTAATCCGGCAGGAAACACAAAGTGAACAAAATcacatttgtaaatatttaaaatgctgtCCTTTTAATCTTCACACTGACACAAGTACcataatgtatacagtataccATTATAGCCCCTATAAAAGCTGGTGGTGCCATTCACTTATATTGCACCGGGTCGTTAAGCCTTAGCTTCAGATTCAATGTGGGATCACAGCTGAAATTACTGTAGTGCCGACAGCTCTGCAGCCAAAAGCAGCCCAGTAATTATTGTAGTACGGTGTCAGTTTTGCTTTCTCGGATCACAGCCATTTAATAAAAGCTACTTCCTAAACCCATGAATCGCAGAAATGAAAATGTGGTTGATGGGTAGAAATAGCATGAATACCTCTGCCTGTGTTCTATATTAAAAACTACTGCTAATGAACCGGTACCACACCTGACTGCTGAAGTATCCATGTCTGTCTTAACACACGTGACTTAGCTGTTATCAAATTCTGGGTCAGCACATGTACCATTGGACGTGGTGTTTGTAGCAGAAGAGcaccatgttttttaaatatgtccTTCTTCCTGTTTCCAGAGCTGTACTACGACAGAGGGAACCACCATGAGTTTGTGTCCCTGGTGAAAGACCTGGCCCGGCCAGGAGAGCTCACTCAGTCTCAGACCTTTGACTTCGAGTTCACACACGTGGAGAAACCATACGAGTCCTACACGGGCCAGAATGTGAAGCTAAGGTGAGGAGACTGAAACTCAGAGGGCTCtcagagaaacacagcaagtctGGGCCTGGGACTCTGACATAGATCTAATTTAACTCTAGAGACAAACCATTCAGTTAAAGATTAATGGCGCTTTCAGTAAATGATTCAGTTATTCCACTTCCTTTCATCTTTTACTTTGGTGTTTCATGCATGGATTAATTATTACTTTGAGTATCGCGTTATGAATGTGAGGTGAAAGGCCTTACTGCAGATTAGCTGTCATGTTCTGTACTCAACACGGCAAACGCATTGAGAGTTCTAGATATCTAGAATATGAAAATAGACGTCTGCCCCACATCACTCGACTAGCTCTTTCAATGTACTGCACAAATCCTATACTCTATCAGCTTTATTGTGCTGTTCGGATAACTATTTAGCACAGGTTAGGATGAGTAAATTCATTTGTAACTCCTACCTCTCCCTTCATGGGTGAGCGCATCATGAGACCATATTTTTCAACTGATGATTGCTTAGGTAGTGAGAAGATAACTACCTAGAAATCAAAGATGCTTCTGTATATCAGTGTTTCATTGAGGGTGTTTGCCTTCGGGCTTAGATGAGCGAAGCGGTGCAATACAACTACTGCTACTGATAGTAACTATGATTGTTGCATGCCGGCTGTCCTGTCATGTGATTTTAGAAGACCTCTGGTTTTCCAGGTACTTCCTGAGAGCGACGATCAGCCGGAGGCTGAATGACGTCGTCAAGGAGATGGACATCGTAGTGCACACGCTCAGTACGTACCCTGAGCTCAACTCCTCCATCAAGATGGAGGTGGGGATTGAGGACTGCCTGCACATCGAGTTTGAGTACAACAAGTCAAAGTAAGGCAGAAAGCTGTCTGCATGCATGGCTGCCTTGCTATGCAGGGGCACCCACAGA
Encoded here:
- the LOC117397472 gene encoding vacuolar protein sorting-associated protein 26B-like; translated protein: MSFFSFGQSAEIDLVLNDAETRKKVEHKAEDGKKDKYFLFYDGETVSGKVNVTLKNAGKRLEHQGIKIEFIGQIELYYDRGNHHEFVSLVKDLARPGELTQSQTFDFEFTHVEKPYESYTGQNVKLRYFLRATISRRLNDVVKEMDIVVHTLSTYPELNSSIKMEVGIEDCLHIEFEYNKSKYHLKDVIVGKIYFLLVRIKVKHMEIDIIKRETTGTGPNVYHENETIAKYEIMDGAPVRGESIPIRLFLAGYELTPTMRDINKKFSVRYYLNLVLIDEEERRYFKQQEITLWRKGDIVRKSMSHQAAIASQRFEGSSSIESKMQAQAQAQAQAKEDGN